The region AGGCCGGCGGCACGGCGTCACCGGCGGCGTTCGTCGGCACACCGGCGGCGAAGGCCTCCTGGACGACCTCGATCCCGTCGGGGTTGGTCTGGGGGACGACCCAGAGCTCGGTCGTCTCCAGCAGCCGGGTCAGGTCCGGATCGGTGCCGTAGCCGTTCACGACATCCGTCACGAAGCGCCACGCCATCTCGGAGGTGATGAGCTCGCGCGCGTGGGTCTGGGCGCCGAGGACGAACCGCGGCTTGCCGCTGCCGGCGTCCTCCCAGTCGCCGTCGGTGTCGGCGCCGGCGGTGAGTCGGACGGCGAGCAGGTCGTTGCCACCGCGACCCTGCTCCTTGAGCCAGGAGTCCCCGTAGTCGACCACCTCCACCAGCTCGGGATAGGCGTCCTCCAGGTCCGTGAGGTACTGGGCGTGCGCGTCGACCGTGCGGTAGCCGCCGAAGAAGGTCTCGTACGTGCGGTCGGCGAGCCGCGCGGCGAGCGGGTACGAAACGTCGGCCGCATCAGCGGCGTCACCGTCCGCCTCGGGGGCCATCGACCCCCCGTCAGCCCCGTCAGTCCCGCCACCCGTCGTCGGTGGGACCGCCCCGTCGAGCGTCTCCGCGTAGGTGGACTGCTCGAGGACGACGAGCCCCGCCGCCTCGAGGTCGGCCCGGGTCCCCGGGTCGCCGAGCACGGTGACCTCGCTCGCCGTCGAGGTCACGACGTCGACGCCGGCGAGCGCCGCCGCCAGCTCCGACCGGTCGAGGTTGCCCGGCGCCAGGCGGAGCAGAACGGGGCTGTCGTCTGCCGGGACGGACGCGCCCCCGGCGCCAGGTGCGCCGGGCTCGGCTGACGACGGCGACGCGAGCACGAGGCCCGCCGTCGCGACGGCGAGCGTGAGGAGCGCGGACGCCGGCCGGATCGGGACGGCGGGGGTGCGGGTGGCGCGAGGGTGCGGTGGGGTCACGTGGGACGCCTCTCGGGTCGTGATCGGTCGAGGATGGGGACCAGCAGGATCGACCGATCACGACGATCTGCACCGGTGGGGCGTGAGCACGACTCTAGGGATCCGCGACGCGCCAGTCAGCCCCCGAGGAGCACGTCCGGATCGTGGGCGGCCGACGACCGACCGCCGCGTCCGATCACCGCTAGTCCCCGCCATCGAGCGGGGCCACACTGGAGCCATGCACCTCCCCGTCGACACCGAGGCCGCCCACCGGGCGGTCACGGGACGCGACCCCGCTTCGACGGCCGGCTCTACCTCGGCGTCGTCACGACGGGGATCTACTGCCGCCCCTCGTGCCCGGCCCGCACCCCGCTGCCCCAGCACTGCCAGTACTTCCCGACGGCGGCCGCCGCCGTCGCCGCCGGGTTCCGCGCGTGCCGCCGCTGCCGACCGGACGCACTACCCGGGACGCGCCACTGGGACGTGCGCGGCGACCTCGTGGCGCGCGCGGTCCGTCTCATCGCCGACGGCGCTCTCGACGAGGCCGGCGTCGCGGGCCTGGCGCAGCGGCTCGCGGTGAGCGAGCGGCACCTGCACCGCACGCTCCTGGCGGAGGTGGGCGCCTCGGCCCAGCAGCTCGGCCGCACGCGCCGCGCGCACGCCGCCCGCACCCTCATCGAGCAGACGGCGATGCCCCTGACCGACGTGGCCTTCGCGGCGGGCTTCGGCTCGCTGCGCCAGTTCAACGACGTGATGCGGGCCGAGTTCGGCGCCAGCCCGCGGACGTTCCGCCGCGCGAGCGGGTCGGGCGCGGCGCCGGCACGCCGGCGCAGGACGGTCAGGTGGCCACCGGTGCGCCCTCCATCGCGCTGCGGCTCGCCTACCGCGGCCCCCTCGCGCTCGCCCCGCTGCGCCCCACGCTGGCCGCGCACGCGATCGGCGGCGTCGAGCGCATCGAGGTCGACGGCGGGCACCTGCGGGTGGTCGACGCGCCGTCCGGCCCCGCGGTGGTGCGGCTCGAGCTCGACCCCGGCGCCGAGGTCGTGACCGCCCCGCTCGCCGCCACGTTCCGGCTCTCCGCGCTCACCGACCTGATGCCGGTCATGACGCGGGTGCGCCGCTGGCTCGACCTCGACGCCGACCCGGCGCTCGTGGCCGAGCACCTGGGCACGGACCCGGTGCTGGGTCCGCTCGTGGCCGCCCGCCCCGGCCTGCGCGTGCTGGGTTCGCTCGACGGCGCGGAGGTCGCCGTGTGCGCGGTGCTGGGGCAGCAGGTCTCGGTCGCCGTCGCCCGCGTGTTCCAGACCCGGATCGCCGCGGTCTTCGGGTCGACAGTCGGGGGCGCGGGCGTCGACGGCCCGGTCCACGTACCGGGCCGTGACGGCGGGGTGGAGACGGCACTTCGGACGTTCCCGCGCCCCGAGGTGCTCGCCGCGGCGGGGCCCGAGGCGATCCGCGACGCCGCCAACCTGACCCAGGCGCGCGCCCGCACCGTCCACACCCTGGCGACGGCGATCGCCGACGGCCTGACGCTCGAGCCCGGCGTCGACCCGGCCACCACGCGCGAGCGGCTGCTCGCGCTGCGCGGCATCGGCCCGTGGACCGCCGACTACGTCAACCTGCGGGCCCTGCGCGACCCCGACGCGTTCCTGCCGGGCGACCTCGTGCTGCGCAAGGCGCTCGCCCGCCACACCGGCGCCGCGCTGAAGGGGCTCACCCCCGCGGTGGCCGAGAACCTGTCCCTGGCGTGGCGCCCGTGGCGCTCCTACGCCCTCCAGCACCTCTGGACCGAGGAGGTCTACGCATGACCAGCACCACCAGCACGTCTCCGCTCGTGCTCGCCACGTACCCCACGCCGGCGGGCGAGGCCCACGCCGCAATCACGCCGGAGGACGGCGTCGTCCGGCTCTTCGGATGGCTCGACGCCGAGGCGAACGTCGCGCGGCTCGCACCCGCGCTCGCGGCGCGCGGCATCGAGGAGGGCGAGGGCCCCGCGTCGGTGCGCGACGCCGTCGCGCGCTACACCGCGGGCGACCTCGACGCGATCGACGCGATCGCCGTCGACCAGCCCGGGGGCGAGTTCTTCACGGCCGCGTGGACGGCGATGCGCCGGGTCCGGCCCGGGCACCCGGTTACGTACACGGAGCTCGCGACGGCGGCCGGTCGCCCCGCCGCCGTGCGCGCGGCGGCCAGCGCGTGCGCCCGCAACCGAGTCGCGCTGGTGGTGCCGTGCCACCGCGTCGTGCGCACCGACGGCGGTCTCGGCGGCTTCTACTACGGCCTGGAGATCAAGCGAGCGCTGCAGGACCACGAGGCGCGCGCCGCCGCCTGAGCGCCTCCGACCCGCCCGCCCCTGCGCCGAGGAAGGAGCAACGGTCGCGAGGAAGGACCTCGGAGGTCCTTCCTCGCGACCGTTGCTTCTTCCTCGCGGGTGCGGGTCCGT is a window of Litorihabitans aurantiacus DNA encoding:
- a CDS encoding DNA-3-methyladenine glycosylase family protein, producing MATGAPSIALRLAYRGPLALAPLRPTLAAHAIGGVERIEVDGGHLRVVDAPSGPAVVRLELDPGAEVVTAPLAATFRLSALTDLMPVMTRVRRWLDLDADPALVAEHLGTDPVLGPLVAARPGLRVLGSLDGAEVAVCAVLGQQVSVAVARVFQTRIAAVFGSTVGGAGVDGPVHVPGRDGGVETALRTFPRPEVLAAAGPEAIRDAANLTQARARTVHTLATAIADGLTLEPGVDPATTRERLLALRGIGPWTADYVNLRALRDPDAFLPGDLVLRKALARHTGAALKGLTPAVAENLSLAWRPWRSYALQHLWTEEVYA
- a CDS encoding methylated-DNA--[protein]-cysteine S-methyltransferase; its protein translation is MTSTTSTSPLVLATYPTPAGEAHAAITPEDGVVRLFGWLDAEANVARLAPALAARGIEEGEGPASVRDAVARYTAGDLDAIDAIAVDQPGGEFFTAAWTAMRRVRPGHPVTYTELATAAGRPAAVRAAASACARNRVALVVPCHRVVRTDGGLGGFYYGLEIKRALQDHEARAAA